From one Bacteroides eggerthii genomic stretch:
- a CDS encoding sulfatase, translated as MVKQIPMKHIACLSLLSSSMAYAAERPNIIYIFTDQHTANAMSCAGNPDVHTPNLDRLAAAGIMFQNAYCTAPLSGPSRGAMFTGHYPGSVELLTNGAPLPEALQTQTLGTLVKNAGYECAYGGKWHVPELDIPDEVRGFDQIHRHSDDGLAEACVQFLSRKHDKPFFLVASYDNPHNICEYARSQNLPYGNMEIPEIRNCPGLPPNFAKNPYDADVIEEERDNNFNVYPTATFTPEDWRMYRYTYYRLVEKVDREIGKIIDAIDKNNLWKNTVVIFSSDHGDGIGAHHWNQKSALYEEVVNIPLIVTLPGKKHAGEKLPQLISNGVDFFATICDWTGAEKPESTTGKSFRKIAEEGNPQAPHQDYVITETRFDGSKTRGWMVRTERYKYVLYDKGRHREQLFDMQNDRGETRNLMMENAYAKVAQQHRDILENYMNTYKIKPTRPKLHDVPGKALPKKANSHSSN; from the coding sequence ATGGTAAAACAAATTCCAATGAAGCACATAGCCTGCCTATCACTGCTTAGCTCATCAATGGCATACGCTGCCGAACGTCCCAACATTATCTACATCTTTACCGACCAGCATACGGCAAATGCCATGAGCTGCGCCGGAAACCCGGATGTGCATACCCCCAATCTGGACAGACTGGCCGCAGCCGGCATTATGTTCCAAAACGCTTATTGTACGGCTCCACTCAGCGGTCCCTCGCGCGGCGCCATGTTCACAGGACACTATCCCGGTTCGGTGGAATTGCTGACCAATGGCGCACCGTTACCGGAAGCGCTCCAAACACAAACACTGGGCACGCTGGTCAAGAATGCCGGATATGAATGTGCATACGGCGGCAAATGGCATGTACCCGAACTTGACATTCCCGACGAAGTACGCGGGTTCGACCAGATACACCGACACAGCGACGACGGATTGGCAGAGGCTTGCGTACAATTCCTTTCACGCAAGCACGACAAGCCTTTCTTCCTCGTGGCCTCTTATGACAATCCGCATAACATTTGCGAATATGCACGCAGCCAGAATCTTCCCTACGGCAACATGGAAATACCCGAAATACGCAACTGTCCGGGACTTCCCCCTAACTTTGCCAAGAATCCTTACGATGCCGATGTCATCGAGGAGGAAAGAGACAATAACTTCAACGTCTACCCCACTGCAACGTTCACCCCTGAGGACTGGCGCATGTACCGCTATACTTACTACCGTCTGGTAGAGAAGGTAGACCGCGAAATCGGTAAGATCATCGACGCCATCGACAAAAACAACCTGTGGAAGAACACCGTTGTTATCTTCTCCAGCGATCATGGAGACGGAATAGGCGCCCACCACTGGAACCAAAAATCGGCCTTATACGAAGAGGTGGTAAATATCCCCCTTATCGTAACCCTGCCCGGCAAGAAGCATGCAGGCGAAAAACTGCCGCAACTCATCAGCAACGGGGTGGACTTCTTTGCCACAATCTGCGACTGGACCGGAGCCGAAAAGCCCGAAAGTACAACAGGAAAATCATTCCGCAAAATAGCAGAAGAGGGTAATCCGCAAGCTCCCCACCAAGACTATGTCATCACCGAAACACGTTTCGACGGCAGCAAAACACGTGGCTGGATGGTACGTACCGAACGTTACAAATACGTGCTGTACGACAAAGGAAGACACCGCGAACAACTGTTCGACATGCAAAACGACAGAGGCGAGACAAGAAACCTGATGATGGAAAACGCTTACGCGAAAGTAGCGCAGCAACATCGAGACATTCTTGAAAACTATATGAATACTTACAAAATCAAGCCTACACGCCCCAAGCTGCACGATGTGCCGGGAAAAGCGCTTCCTAAAAAGGCAAACTCCCACTCATCCAACTAA
- a CDS encoding DUF4962 domain-containing protein, with protein MNKILSTVLLFLPAVCAQAQTAGKVTVRLTDTTLMHEMRATPSPSDGATISDRAVSFQWPLPAELNILRSGLDGTEESTPKKEVDKSKLRYFLRYSQSPTFGPGNTMQIETRWPFFNPEQDLAPGTWYWQYGYVTGGKTEWSDTQRFTVEPNPMKFCPPALKTVLEKLPAHHPRVWLDKDEWDSFIENSQGKPERRTYLKRANKVLATPMKSVNDINSDLAKGLTNKVQQSAMLTRESRRIIDSEEANTDVLIRAYLLTKDRRYADEAVKRVKEMATWGDNKNVVGDFNEATLLSLCSMAYDALYDVLDNATRKFLLNEIKEFGSSMYKHDINRLENHIADNHVWQMTFRILTMAAFTVYGELPEADAWTDYCYNLWLVRFPGLNKDGGWHNGDSYFHVNLRTLVEVPYFYTRLTGYNYFSDPWYQGNALYVIYQQPPFSKSGGNGSSHQNILTPNGTRVGYADALARMTGNTYAADYVRHISERQPDILEQGSTSKAGGLAWFRLQCDKPLPNGPGLKDLPMGHVFPQSGLASFSTDLDDTRKSAMLSFRSSPYGSTSHAIANQNAFNTFWNGQSLFYSSGHHISFTDKHSVYCHRATRAHNTILVNGMGQRIGTEGYGWIPRHYVSDRISYVAGDASKAYGKVISPLWLLRGKQSNLEYSPENGWDDTGLKIFRRHIVTLGKSGYSFIYDELEADKPVTWSYLLHTVTNPMNVDKTKEYVHIQATSKDGVSDAYLFSAGTLKTDTTGRFFVPAVNWLRADENGHFKPYPNHWHFTATSGKQKVYRFATIVHTHAKGTDANTVQAAPQRQKDGSIQVGDWNIKANISTDGKPSFEVRNTRKGYDASVSYKDYGPTVIHDGNKKTELKDEVPELEI; from the coding sequence ATGAATAAGATTTTATCAACCGTCCTCCTCTTCCTTCCTGCCGTCTGTGCACAAGCGCAGACAGCGGGAAAGGTTACCGTCAGGCTCACCGACACCACTCTGATGCACGAAATGCGTGCAACTCCCTCTCCGTCGGACGGCGCCACCATAAGCGATCGTGCCGTATCTTTCCAATGGCCGCTACCGGCAGAGCTCAACATCCTGCGAAGCGGCTTGGACGGAACAGAAGAGAGCACCCCCAAAAAAGAAGTGGACAAAAGCAAGCTGCGCTATTTCCTGCGTTATTCGCAAAGCCCGACATTCGGACCGGGAAATACCATGCAAATAGAAACCCGCTGGCCTTTCTTCAATCCGGAACAAGACCTGGCACCGGGCACATGGTACTGGCAATATGGCTATGTCACAGGCGGCAAAACCGAATGGAGCGACACACAGCGATTTACGGTAGAACCCAATCCCATGAAGTTTTGCCCGCCCGCTCTGAAAACCGTACTCGAAAAGCTGCCCGCCCATCATCCCCGCGTATGGCTCGACAAGGACGAATGGGACAGTTTCATAGAGAACAGCCAAGGAAAACCCGAACGCCGAACTTATCTCAAACGCGCCAATAAAGTACTCGCCACCCCGATGAAATCCGTAAACGACATCAACTCAGACTTGGCAAAGGGGCTGACCAACAAAGTACAGCAAAGCGCAATGCTCACCCGCGAAAGCCGACGCATCATCGACAGCGAAGAAGCCAATACGGATGTGCTGATTCGCGCATACCTGCTCACCAAAGACCGCCGCTATGCCGATGAAGCCGTTAAGCGTGTCAAGGAAATGGCCACTTGGGGAGACAACAAAAACGTAGTGGGCGACTTCAACGAAGCTACCCTGCTTTCACTCTGTTCCATGGCATACGATGCGCTGTACGACGTTCTGGACAACGCCACGCGCAAATTCCTGCTGAACGAGATAAAAGAATTCGGCAGCAGCATGTACAAACACGACATCAACCGCTTGGAAAACCACATCGCCGACAATCACGTATGGCAGATGACATTCCGCATCCTTACCATGGCAGCTTTCACTGTCTACGGCGAACTGCCCGAAGCCGATGCGTGGACGGACTATTGCTATAACCTGTGGCTCGTCCGCTTCCCCGGCCTGAACAAAGACGGCGGATGGCACAACGGCGATTCCTACTTCCACGTCAACCTCCGCACACTTGTGGAAGTTCCCTATTTCTATACGCGCCTCACCGGATACAACTACTTCTCCGACCCCTGGTATCAGGGAAACGCGCTGTATGTCATCTACCAGCAACCGCCTTTCTCCAAATCGGGCGGTAACGGCAGCTCGCATCAGAATATACTTACTCCCAACGGCACACGCGTAGGATATGCCGATGCTTTGGCACGCATGACAGGAAACACCTATGCCGCAGACTATGTACGCCACATCAGTGAGCGCCAACCCGATATACTCGAACAAGGAAGCACCTCCAAAGCCGGAGGTCTGGCATGGTTCCGCCTGCAATGCGACAAACCACTCCCCAACGGACCGGGATTGAAAGACCTCCCTATGGGGCACGTATTCCCGCAAAGCGGACTGGCTTCGTTTTCCACCGACTTGGACGATACCCGCAAGAGCGCCATGCTCAGCTTCCGCAGCAGTCCTTACGGCAGCACCTCGCACGCCATAGCCAACCAGAACGCTTTCAATACCTTCTGGAACGGGCAGTCGCTCTTTTACAGCAGCGGACACCACATCAGCTTCACCGACAAGCACAGCGTTTACTGCCACCGGGCCACACGCGCCCACAACACAATTCTGGTAAACGGCATGGGGCAACGCATAGGTACGGAAGGCTACGGATGGATTCCACGCCACTATGTCAGCGACCGGATAAGTTACGTTGCAGGCGACGCATCCAAGGCTTACGGCAAAGTAATCTCCCCGCTTTGGTTGCTGCGCGGCAAACAGAGTAATCTGGAATACTCCCCCGAAAATGGCTGGGACGATACCGGACTGAAAATATTCCGCCGCCACATCGTAACGCTGGGCAAAAGCGGCTACTCTTTCATATACGATGAACTGGAAGCTGACAAGCCCGTAACTTGGAGCTACCTGCTACATACAGTCACCAACCCGATGAATGTAGACAAAACCAAGGAATACGTACACATACAAGCCACAAGCAAGGACGGTGTATCCGATGCCTACCTCTTCTCTGCCGGAACATTGAAAACGGACACAACCGGCAGGTTCTTTGTACCCGCCGTTAATTGGCTGCGTGCAGACGAGAACGGACATTTCAAGCCATACCCCAACCACTGGCATTTCACTGCCACATCCGGCAAGCAGAAAGTCTATCGCTTTGCCACAATTGTGCATACGCACGCTAAAGGCACTGATGCAAACACCGTACAGGCTGCGCCCCAAAGACAGAAAGACGGCAGCATACAGGTGGGCGACTGGAATATCAAAGCGAATATTTCCACCGATGGAAAGCCCTCGTTCGAAGTACGGAATACGCGCAAAGGCTACGATGCAAGCGTAAGCTATAAGGATTATGGCCCAACAGTGATACACGACGGCAATAAAAAGACAGAATTGAAAGACGAAGTTCCCGAACTGGAAATCTGA